In Azotosporobacter soli, the following are encoded in one genomic region:
- a CDS encoding DUF1573 domain-containing protein, whose translation MHEKFCTDFQSAVDEYLIRHRSVVDIITKYQEACARVNRAFAKAVTECGCVSIEASRQQAPQGIDYSQLKPFMSSHLNGKPCENCQEVLTRELGHSLFYLTALCNLSGLQLHEVMKKEFTTIETLGVFRLS comes from the coding sequence ATGCATGAAAAATTTTGCACTGATTTTCAATCGGCTGTCGACGAATATTTGATACGTCATCGCAGCGTCGTAGATATCATCACCAAATACCAAGAAGCCTGCGCGCGCGTTAACAGAGCTTTTGCCAAAGCCGTTACCGAATGCGGTTGCGTATCCATCGAAGCCTCTCGCCAACAGGCACCGCAAGGCATTGATTACAGCCAACTCAAGCCGTTCATGTCTTCGCATTTAAATGGCAAACCTTGCGAAAACTGCCAGGAAGTGCTCACTCGCGAACTGGGACACAGTTTGTTTTATTTGACTGCGCTTTGTAACTTATCCGGCTTGCAGCTGCATGAAGTCATGAAAAAAGAATTCACAACGATTGAAACACTTGGTGTTTTCCGTCTCTCCTAA